The Aedes albopictus strain Foshan chromosome 2, AalbF5, whole genome shotgun sequence region gcttcaacggatgagcaagcgggtggcaccgccctctgtccaatgaagcctcgattcttttcggatcaatcggtggtggcggcatgggtggcaatgaattataccaaaatggttcttttaagggccccaaagcttccgaaagagttatttggagcattattcaattatttctaaaaattcaactaattctaattttttatagtttagtttatcgataaagtttaatttttatactaaatatacaccgctgtatatttggtatttgaaattccaaatttactgtcaatgtcattccaatcgagtaggatacctgtcaaatgcgctttaaggttgaaggattcgtcattgacataatcgtcatcattgaaagttcgaaagcagttttctcattctaaactgaaatttctgcagtgaaaataagttcactttactccaatcttcagccgcaatacagtgaatacattttcactgcggaaatttcaactttgtacgagaaaactgctttcgaattttcaatgatgacgattatttcaatgacgaatccttcaactttaaaggcattgctcggcagcatcatcgtcatgatacgggaatcatcattaccagcaacaatcgccagatttcgagtctttagcatatagtgattttactctggccgttatttttgctgaatagatacacgtttacttcatctgtgagccccaaattctttattatgcgttaaaaattagtcctacgtcaacattgcggttatgtctcagacattacacactcctagtttttttttaactgagcgatatttttctgtttacaacgatggaagctttagtaaaggcacatataaagtaataaatgcttgcattattgattgctataaagcttttaacatggtaatgcaatgaagcatttaacaacggctctatagaactatacagaactgtcaaaatctcgtaatgcttcaatgctttcataatgtagattaaacgcttcattacttgacagatgtaaaataaaagttatgttgcattagctaaactataatacgatggaattaatgttatgacataatgcttgtggttacttgggtagtcttcGGTAAAGCCAAGCTGACTCAGAGTATTCCTCCACTTCGCTCTCACACGACTGTCGTCACCTTGAAGGATGTATGTTGAATTTGTACTCATTTTTGGTCCCATGAGTAGCTAGGGGAATAAATGTCCGCTGCACCAGTGCCCCgccgtagtgcagtaagggctgctAACTGGAGTGTATGCCTTGGTGCACCCCAGGCTTCGTTCGCGGTTGACATACGCGCcaaattcccaactaacaatcactcatttaacaggcaccattatgacgaattaattcagcataatgttgaataacatttgaattatttacaggtacaacctatgttcgggttttgttcacacaaatttggagaagttataaggtacaccggggcaagttgaaacgggtggggcaagatgaaacagcgggttaacttaATGTTTTCTACTGataataaacagtttgatcgccataacacatagtttttgattcaaccaATCTTtcagcgaaggataaatttctaaattgtattgaaatctatttcaaaacttcgtgtttcatcttgccccacccgtttcaacttgccccggtgtaccttaaagcatcatgttgtgcaccaactttttTTTactgttcaaagcgttttacaaattcacaagaaagttgttattcagctttgacaaaaataaataaaatgcaaaaatgttgaactctcacgtgagtaattatttgctctcatattGAGAGcgcctattatgaaataagaattacatataaaataacctaaatccggattagaactcgagacctgtcgattgccagccgcatgccttcctatctgcgccatcctagagctggtgagatgcagcacccaaagcaaaacataatcttcccatgactcaataacgatcactcctgaacttgtgttcagcagtggtgaattagcacagcacgtgataatcaactgaacaacgccttatacttcaacagctgttcagcccaaaacacgtgttgtccattctgatttcgctgtcagtatttttatcgcacggtgagaaaacttgtatcaaatgcggccaaaaagtgttggtacttattgaagatattttttccagacgtactaattgcgatatgaatatgttttttatttttattattaaatacacagcgtaacaaaaattaactttttgtctgtctcaagagcaaacttatgtgtctccgaaggattttgggccgctgaatccgaatccgggctcagatttgctctaacacgtcacaattttgagctatacctcaatttatatggcaaaatatgcgattttgggcttttttgactgcaagccattaagcaaggaaatattttttttaagcaatcaaaatgttaattggtcaaataacatctaaattaacgacttatgcaaaatatttcgttttaccaaatcgaatttgatagttttaagcgatttatgttaggtacgatatttcccatattagtcaccctccaaaagttgcatgcaagttttcatgctgacataaaatgctttaatctatcaaatttgattaggtaaaacgaaatattttgcatgagtcgttaatttagatgttaattgaccaaataatcttttgattgcctaaaaaaaaatatttccttgcttaatggcttgcagtcaaaaaagcccaaaatcgcatattttgccctataaattgaggtatagctcaaaattgtgacgtgttagagcaaatctgagcccggattcggattcagcggcccaaaatccttcggagacacataagtttgctcttgagacagacaaaaagttaatttttgttacgctgtgtatttaataataaaaataaaaaacatattcatatcgcaattagtacgtctggaaaaaatatcttcaataagtaccaacactttttggccgcatttgatacaagttttctcaccgtgcgataaaaatactgacagcgaaatcagaatggacaACACGTGTTTTGgactgaacagctgttgaagtataaggcgttgttcagttgattatcacgtgctgtgctaattcaccactgctgaacacaagttcaggagtgatcgttattgagtcatgggaagattatgttttgctttgggtgctgcatctcaccagctctaggatggcgcagataggaaggcatgcggctggcaatcgacaggtctcgagttctaatccggatttaggttattttatatgtaattcttatttcataataggcgCTCTCaatatgagagcaaataattactcacgtgagagttcaacatttttgcattttatttatttttgtcaaagctgaataacaactttcttgtgaatttgtaaaacgctttgaacagtaaaaaaaaagttggtgcacaacatgatgctttataacttctccaaatttgtgtgaacaaaacccgaacataggttgtacctgtaaataattcaaatgttattcaacattatgctgaattaattcgtcataatggtgcctgttaaatgagtgattgttagttgggaaggcctctcaaaatcaaagaAATTCGGATGGCGGTTATGGCAGTTGATCATATTTAGCGTCCGGAaggtgtcttcttcttcttcttcttctctatggctccACGTCCTCACTGTGACTtattggcctgcctcacttcaacttagtgtgcttttgagcacttccacagttattaattgaagggctttctttgcctgccattgcatgaatttgtatattgtgaggcaaggacaatgatacactatgcccagggagtcgagaaaattttcccgacttgaacgggaatcgaacccgccgtctccggattggcgatccatagccctaaccactaggctaaatggactggaaggtggcaaaagctggaatGGTACAATGgacacacagaaagaaatcatgaaaattaaacagcacgtaagttaagcatcgactgaaaattatagcagaagctacaaaattacagccatttaccgagagatgatactgtccgctcagtaatcagccaatcatgcgtactgtttacattttttgagacatatccgctagaaatttacatgcagtaacgtaaacgaggacagctacgctcagtcgtctgcggagactgctctctcgctctctgtggccgaagcggtacaacagtttgttcctttatggtggaacatgtttatctttgattgctctctcttcagcttggtgagacagcctagagaggttaggcgtgaactctcactcggaagatctgagttcgagtctcgtataaagatttttttaagtttctctgaaaagtcgatgcttaattaacacttttctctcagcaatcagcagtgtaattttaagatcacacataaatttctatcgaacacgatggaggtcaatttgttacattcagttcgtcataaatttacagattttgttcgtactgtgcaggcatgttgtgagaatgccggacaaacAACTCTGCAATACTAGTGTTCACAAGAGATCCGCAGGGAACAAGAGAACCTGGAGGGTAGCGTGCAaggtgggcggatcaggtggaaagAGATCTGGCATGCGTTGTtcggcgtgaccgaggttggagattggcagccacaaaccgttgctcagttttattttgaatttgttttttttttattcttaacctaaGCCTaacttacagctcttttgtccactagggcactagggtagcgaaccacttgggcagcggccggtattttgggcactcttcgctataactcagtcaattccaaaccaattaacttgaaattttgtacacggctagatactatacgtacactgtggtgcataattgatcggacaaaccccgattttcatacaaaatggccaagattaagatgctgtaactatggtttgctttgttggattaagctcaatttttgacacggaactacaaatatgctgaattttgtgtatacaaagtataaaatgttttcgatcacaggtctgggcgtggcaaggcgttgaaaatattgcaaaagtgatcggacagtactatttagaaccatattgttacaataaacaccactgtaaaaataaaaaatacaaaaacaataagatgtaatgttagacaccatacagtgaattgtaaatgagatttttacaatatactatacgggttgttaagtatcgtaacaatataaaaaaatatttttctccatatatatttttttacaaaaccatacattttattgtaaatgaattgttcgaaatactgatacgtgggctttaatataccgtacattgtatggtacacgtatggtgtcaaacaataaaatgtaccgtaaatatatggtttttaattgtaatttcactactggttataaatttaatcatggttttggaatggttctcttttgttatgttgtattgttttacattagataaaccatataatgttatattatctcgtctgttccttcgataatggcagttctagccaaactaacctaaactcgtctaagtctgagtagcctctgattgcattaacagttgaagcttaagctcccatgtcccaccagccagataaccaggTTTTGcgaactaagcattatttgtggcaacactttgagcagcatgatggaactatgcctagcgcgctaagtgttattagaccactaatgtagttgcatgaagtgggtgacgaggtacataagtatcattacagcgtgcttaaccattattgcaatattgaggctccaatttgactgaactatgaaatgtgtacataacaactcatgagaaaactgtcaagttcgattcaactataagttaagttaaaaagcgaagacgaacttatttcagaagtcgtttcagtgtccagtccagtccttatgttaaaaatgtcaaagataaatcgtctttccgggttgacctacattcgtattcctctcatcgcactcttcatacctagcccaccatatctcttggatatgcagtccttaggacacctggtttaccactttatttaaacattttattgagtttaaatagatgtttcaacttattcacttttttctctttcatttcctttgcaacaaaaatgtcacggacatcaacaaaacaaagcacggaaaaaatcataaactgaataaaaaattaaaaatgcacggaaaaagattgtttcggaatagtgaatggttcaaacgtaagaaaaacagtataatatattgttacataaagatcggatgtaaatgtataatagctaccaatgtgcaaagcttttagcgaaccattccattacaatacactatattgtagctggtacactgtatggtacaggaatggttttcaccaaataccctatggttagtttttatccgggcggtacccctttgatttacacgcgtgccgctgtccgatcacttttgcaattttttcaacgccctgccacgcccagacctgtgaacgaaaacattttatactttgtatacacaaaattttcattttcaaaacgATAAACAAGAACGAGCTAACCAGTACTCAGCCATTTGTACTTCAGCcaaccaaaagaaaaaaaaagtaattgaACAAATCTCTTCAGCAAATTCAAAACTTGCATCAGTCTaatgaacatttttttattatgaGGAACTACAGAATCATCAATGGTGTAAACTGTAATTGTTATGACatttcaatcaatcaattaatcgcacgctttgctctagcagaaagGTTATCACGCTTCTGTAGTCATTACAATTATGCACTGCCAGTAAGTTGCAAAACGCAACAACATGCGTTGGTTAGGGAAGACTTCACTGATTGCATTTCATCAATAATGGCTATTTATGGCGCCACTTTTAGTTGAATAAACTGTAAACATTATCACTTTATAGTTTCTTTTGATTTGCAGACGATCATTCATCATTTCAACTTCAGAAGTCGAAAGATGAAGTCGACCGTTATAGTTGCCTTGATCTTGGGCACGCTGATTGCCATTGTTATCTGTGCACCGATGGTAAGATGATCCTTTTTGCTCAAAAACGATCTATATTGGTTACTACAACTTCTCCACAACAATTATCGCAGCCTGCAGCAAGTTCCGGTGAAGTGATTTGCAGCAGAAAAGGTTGTATATTTCCCGACAAGGATTACGGACCCACAGTGACACCTTACACCCCGACGCTTAAGCCGAGGGTTCGAACGTTAATAGTGCCACCGATTTGGGTCAACACAACTTGGTTCGAAGAGATTGCCAAATCATCCACTACTCTGGGGCCTCAAGAAGATCGAAGTTCAACGTTATCCGGTGAGGATGACAACGACGACAATGAAGAAGATAACATGGTTTagtataattttgaaagaatgaaTCAGAAGTTAGCTAACACAGAAATAAAGAAgttgtcattattttttttttttttgaatttcgtgTCACATTTCTTGTCTATGGTTATACATAGTGTCTTTTATTAAAACTTGCTTCAACAGAGATGCATTCACGTCATTTGTCCAGCTTAAACACATTATTCGATGAGatttacaatttttgaaaaatttatcgattttttaattttagacAAAATAGTCACTTGTCCAGCTTAAACACATTATTCGATTAGatttagaatttttgaaaaatatatcgAATTTTTAATTTTAGACGAAAGCACCTTTTCTGAGACATCTTATTACCGCTTGAGAAGTTTTCAAGTGAGATTCTCGTTTCACTTGAACAGAATAAACCAGACATTATCGTCGGAACAAAATTTGTTGGTTCTCAAATGTGTGGTAACGGCCCAAGTGGAATACCTCCTTACCATATGGTTATTTTATGAACGGTAttggtttaaggacaaacgtcttgaagtcccggttcaacagtgcatcaaaacttcagacgcacaaaactCAAGAAGCacgcttcaaacaacaatgcattttattattctattcttgctcacttgtaacaagCTTAAAAAAGGAAGCTCAgaagcgctggttttgtttacgaggagatttgtgccctcaaaatcgtgagtaggtgccaaagtcggccattgtggcggccatattgggattctaacaagtctagtctagtctacacatacacagccattcattgaaagaatcctggaaaatgatagaatcgactacttctaccatttttcttgtcattattaatgcttgcagtacatcgaaaaTTCATTAccagcattaaagcggccaggcctactgtgcagcgttattgattctacaataaaaccatgaaggcggggacatctcgtaccaaccgctcagttttatatAGAAAGCCAAATACgtgaaaaatcggtgggggtgacgatgctaagagggttaatgtcaccccatagtccttggaatcctgggatggaacacaggtatttggtccgtgtcctggcccttgtacctaggtttaagcgcctttgctcgctctctgaaatgaaatgaaacaaaacactgttttctAGGAGTTGAGGAGCTGTGACGTAATACAAACAAGTTACTTAATGGTTTATAAACGTCGCCCCGAAAAAAGaagttataaaataaaatattatgtagcctgaaacgatctcaccaattCGCCAGAAAACTCCGTGAAAAATCGCTATTAATGCAACatcgtcctccagaaaattccaagCTTTTCACTGATAGCTTAAGTGTAGTAGCGCACGACGTCACTGctgctttaagtttttttttcgccaCAGAGCTTCTCATCCAGCACAAACTAACAGAATCGGGAACACCAGCTGGATTTTAACTCCGAAAACACTTTCATAGCTAGTTGCTATAGGTACTCGTCGTCTGTGTAATGAATCTTATTCTGGCCGGGAACgatcactagcgtgcgcagggttcttgcttagggggggcatcataataatggtgcaatacatgtatgatcatggtgcaaaatagaattatggtgttacacgcaatatggtggtggtgctaacatcgccaagtacttcataatGGGATTCTGGAGAAAGCTTCGGATGGTGACGATTTCAAGGCATTACGAAACTTtgatatgaagtcattatctcgactcttataaaattttattaacgtttcaaatacaatggagaacatcgagaaaattatcaattatagaaaaaaaaatattgtcgttgtgaaagaattttgatcctggacaattagtgatgctagaattggagtTGCAACtagtgatttcttccaggaattcctccacggattcctacagaaaatcctaaaggaatttcttccaaaactctgccaggaacacctccaggaatttctttagattttttttcagaaatttcttcaggagtttcctttaggaattcctcgaggagttctttcagacatttcctcaggaagcctcatatatttatccagaaattactcaaataaatcctccaggaattcctccagtaaatactcctaaaattcctccagagatccctcctgacatttttctaggaaaaatcctgaatgtctGCCTGTCAGAATTTCccaaatatttcctccacggatgcctccataacatgctaaaggaatttctcacggaatttttccaggtattcctcaagaaatttctcgaaggattcttccatggattcctccaggaaattatcaaacaatttcatcaggaattcctccagggatccacccatgaattttttacagaaattccacaaaaaatcctcctgaaattccaccaggaattctttcagaaatttgtcgaggaagaactcctgaaattcctccagcaactcctctaggaatttctgcctgagttccccaagaatgtctcccggaacccttccaagaatttctcgaggaattccacatgaaatttgtccaggaaatcctccacggattcctgcaggaatttcttcaggattttttccagcaatttatccaagaattcatgcaggatttcattcataaatttcttcagaaaatcctcaaaaaaatcctccaggtattcctcagaatttgctcgagtagttctttcagacattcatccagaaact contains the following coding sequences:
- the LOC109420055 gene encoding uncharacterized protein LOC109420055, whose translation is MKSTVIVALILGTLIAIVICAPMPAASSGEVICSRKGCIFPDKDYGPTVTPYTPTLKPRVRTLIVPPIWVNTTWFEEIAKSSTTLGPQEDRSSTLSGEDDNDDNEEDNMV